A genomic window from Chaetodon auriga isolate fChaAug3 chromosome 13, fChaAug3.hap1, whole genome shotgun sequence includes:
- the fundc1 gene encoding FUN14 domain-containing protein 1, translating into MRRMTLSVQAAEDSPVYSKMANRDKELEEEIYDKVVDLTQYAKRQRWWNRLFGKNSGPVAEKYSVATQIAIGGVSGWCVGYLFQKVGKVAATSVGGGLLLLQIANNTGYIQVDWKRVEKDVNKAKRQLKKGTNQAGPELNTFVEKSTEFVKKNIVVTSGFIGGFLLGLAS; encoded by the exons ATGAGGCGAATGACGCTGAGCGTGCAGGCAGCTGAGGACAGTCCAGTGTATTCCAAAATGGCGAACCGCGACAAGG AGCTTGAAGAGGAGATTTACGACAAAGTCGTAGATCTGACGCAATATGCCAAACGTCAGCGATGGTGGAATCGACTCTTCGGGAAAAACTCTGGCCCCGTTGCAGAGAAGTACTCCGTGGCCACACAGATAGCCATAGGGGGAGTGAGTGGCTG GTGTGTAGGCTATCTCTTCCAGAAAGTTGGAAAAGTTGCTGCGACATCTGTAGGGGGAGGTCTTCTGCTGTTACAG ATAGCTAACAATACTGGCTATATCCAAGTGGACTGGAAGAGAGTAGAGAAAGATGTCAACAAAGCAAAGCGGCAGTTAAAGAAGGGTACCAATCAAGCTGGCCCAGAGCTAAACACGTTTGTTGAGAAg tcCACAGAGTTtgtgaagaaaaacattgtTGTCACAAGTGGTTTCATTGGAGGATTCCTGCTTGGCCTGGCATCTTAG